The genomic DNA AGGTGACCAATTTTAAATGCAATGTGGTTAAATCTACACATCTTGAacagcttttctctttcttttttcttttagcatttggAGTATTGCTTTGGGAAATTGCTACTTATGGCATGTCACCATACCCGGGAATTGACCTGTCCCAGGTATATGAGCTGCTGGAGAAAGACTACCGCATGGAGCGCCCAGAAGGCTGTCCAGAGAAGGTCTACGAACTCATGCGAGCATGTGAGCCTTCCTCAGCCTGTTCTAAAAGTATATGTGGGCACTGTAAGAAGTTCTACCAATGCAGGAGtatataaagtgaaaaattaaagtctttccatttgttctctctgtttcaaTTCTTTGGAAGCAACTAATGTAGCAGTTTGATACAAATTTTTTCAGACTTTACAGGTAGTATATGTGAGTTGgttttgtgaggtttttttcggttggttggttggttggttttgagacaatcttgctctgtcaccccggatagagtacagtggcatcatcatagctcacttcaacttcacactcctgggcttaagcaatcctcctgcctcagcctcctgagtagctgggacagcaggcatactaccacacctggctaatttttctatttttgtaaagatggggtctcggtcttgctcaggctggtctcaaactcctgagctcaagcaatcctcctgccttagcctcccagagtgctaggattacaggtgtgagccaccacacctggccttgtttacatttttttaagcaaaaatggaATTGATGGATACCAAACTTGAGTTTCATATTAgtaaatacagattcctgggccctgccTTCAGACATTCTGCTATAATTGCTAAACACTCGAGATGGTATTTATCCTGTTAGtcttatattatttacatatatctATTTATGCTGTGTCCTTATCTGCTTTTTTATCGTATGttttataagatatttatatgattatttccTCCGTGTTTTTCCCCCTCAGCAGTATGACAGGCACGCCTTTCTGTGTCCGTATGTtcagatctctctctccttttctccaccttttatttttatatagccaCCCAGCATTCCATTAAATGATTTAATGCATTCATTTATCCAGCCTTCTTTTGATGAGCATTTGgttgttttatatgtttgtttgggttttgctATTATAACAAGGCAGGAATGAACATCCTTGTACATGCATGTCTCTGGGCACTTATGCTAGTATTTCTAAACATTGAACTGTGAGTTCAAAGGACTATgtggattttaaattttgataaattttaccaAATTGTCTTCCTAAATGGTTGTGCCAATTTATACTCTTGTCAGAAGTGTATGAGAGTGACTGCACATGCTCCCCAGAGCTGGGTTTTATCAGTCTGTTTAATCCTCATTTTAGTCTTATTTTCATTAGCGttttttttattgatgatttcAGACTTTGGTAACCATGAAGTGAGGATGAGATAGAATCGAGCTCTTTGGGTTAGTAATTTCCTATACCTGCTGGAGTGGGGCtgaggaaatatatttataaatgcagtTCTTGCTGTCAACGTCTACAATCCATATTCCTGCCAGCATCTACTGTCTTTTCGAATTCTTAATATCTGTAATAGGACACAGTGGCACTTGTCATTTTAACTTGTCACAGCAAAAGATGGTTAGCAGGATTGACACACTTCTTTCATTTCCAGACTTTTCTTTGAGAACTACTAGCTCCACATTGTTAGCAAGGCCTCATGGGTGGTCTGACTTGGGTCTCATCTGTCCAGGTTGGCAGTGGAATCCCTCTGACCGGCCCTCCTTTGCTGAAATCCACCAAGCCTTTGAAACAATGTTCCAGGAATCCAGTATCTCAGATGGTAAAGTATCTGTCCCCAGGGTGTCTGCAAAGAGGGGTGAAAGGTTGCATTGGGGCTGACCATGTGGGACTCCAGCCTGGGTCCTTCAGTTCACTGCCTGAGGGAAGAGCACACAGGCCAACAAAGCATCTGAGACCAGAAAGCTGGGCAGAGGTGTTGAGTGTTGGACACTCTGCCTTCTGCAGCCCTGTAGAGATTTCTGAGAAATACTAAGTGCTGTTTCTCCAGCATCTGTGTCCCTTTTCTCTAGCCATGTATAGATGCCCATTgttatcttaaaaagaaagagaacccTCATGCTAAGCCAACTCTGAAACTGATGGTgctgggtttttgtttgtgtgcatgtgcgaTTCTTAGAAGTGGAAAAGGAGCTGGGGAAACAAGGCGTCCGAGGGGCCACGAGCGCCTTGCTTCAGGCCCCAGAGCTGCCCACCAAGACCAGGACCTCCAGGAGAGCTGTGGAGCACAAAGATGCCACCGATGTGCCTGAGGCGCCCCACCCCAAGGGCCAGGGAGAGAGCGGTATGTCCCCACCCCTGTCACTATTCTCCACTCTGCCAGAATAGTGCCGAGGGGGAGTCACCAGCCTTTGGGCCCACATAGGTGAATGGGAAGCTGGGCATGGAGCCCACACAGGCATATCCTTCCTCAGTGGACAAGCTTCGGACAGAGGAAGGTCCTCTCCCCACAGCGccccatctcctacctctgggaGTCACTTAGGAGCTGTTGGCTTCAGTCAGTTCAGTGCAGTTGAGCAGAGGTGCTTACAGAGCCTGCCGAGCAGCACGCCTGCCTCTTGCCTGCTGTTGCGGCATTTGCAGCTGCACTCTCAGGGCAGTGGCAACAGCAGTAAGCGTTGAGCCAAGTGACAGGGCAGCTTGCTGTGAAAGCACTGACACGAAAAGCTCTCAGGAGTTAAGTGGAACCAGGAGACACCATGTGCAGAGCTAGTGTCCTCATGGTTTCTGGGAGGAATGTCTTTCTGGTACTGTTGCCTAGGCAAGTGAGGGAGTGAAAAGAGATGGGGTCGGTTCAAGAGGGGGGTCTCAagatattatcaaaaatattagCAACATTTATCTAGTGGTTCCTGTGTGCCAAGCTCTGGGTTTGTCCAGGCTTCCGGGACTCGTTGACAGTGGCCTGGACTCTAGTGGACCACTGAATGTGCCTGTGGGAAGGGACAGGACAAAgccaagatttttttgttttgttttgtttttgtttttgttttttggagacagagtcttgcttcattggcccagctagagtgcagtggtgtcatcgtagctcactgcagccttcatttcctgagctcaagggatcctcctgcctcagcctcccgagtagctggaactacaggcacatgccatgacacctggctaatttttctatttttagtagagacagggtctcactcttgctcgggctggtcttgaactcctgagcaatcctcccaccttggcttcccagagtgcgaggattacaggcatgagccaccacacccagcccaaaacCATGTTTTGATGGAGATTTATGATGGGACGTCTACTTACAGCAGAATCTATAGACCCCAGTTTTGTTTATCGTGtacccatatttttaaaaattggtaaataaaaaaaaagttgaacgtACAGCCTATGTATATAGTAAGtaaagtatgtatatatacacacgcacgCTACTGTaggaaaatgatatatatactataaaatataccaaaaacatACACTTAAAAGGTTGACATAAATTCTAATTATGGTACTTTCTTTCTGCATCGCACTTGATCATCTGTTCACCTAGTTGGGAGATTGCGGCACCTAGACTCTCCAGAACCTTTGACCCTTCACCCTTCCGTTAGCTTTCACGATTTCAGAGAGTTGAGCACTCAACTGTCTGAAGGTGGAGGACAGGCCACCGTGGGAATGCTGTGCTTGGTGCAGCCCAGTGATAAGCACTCGTGTCTGTCTGTGCCGTCAGGCCTCAGCTGAGGGGTCTTTTGATACGCGATCTCGCGGCGAGCCGAGGATGAGTGAGCTGCCCATCACTGAAGTAGAGCTGAGTGTGGTTTCAGCATTCCACTCCCTCAGCCTTCTGCCGCTGGGTTAGAGTCTTGTGAGTCCTTGGTGTTCCTGGATTCAGATGTCCTGCATGTGGCCTTGGGTTCTGATAAACGCACACCTGTACCTCTGTTCTGAGTTACGGGTGCTGACAGAAACCTCTCTTGCAGCTGACCTCTGAGGGAGAATTCTGTCACACACAGGAGCTTGGCAACACCAAAAAGATTTCTTATAAACTAGTATTCGTATTTAAAGAACGcccatttaaaaattgtcaaaattcatttcttcttatttcccACACAGAGTGGCCCCTTGTCCCTTCCCCGCTGTAGCGCGCAGCCCCTTCCCTCCAGGTCATACCTCGCAGGCACCTTGACTGGCCGGCTGGTGTGAGAGCCGCAGGTTCTGACCCTTGCTCAGCCCTGTCGTTCTGACTTACCAGAGAATGACGTTGGGGGGACCTCGCTGCTTCAAAGTAAGCCAGTGCTGGGATGAAGAGGCCAGGGCCATCCAGCGCTTTGCTCCCCCGTCTTCAAGGAGAGAGACCTAAGCCTTTCCTAATGATAACACTGACAGCAACAATGGCGTTTATTGAGAGTCGATGTGCGGGAGCTGGGACGTGTGCTCCACATTCATCATGCCGTTGACATTCTCACCACACTGTAGTCTATTTCGTGAGTGAGAAAGCCAATGATGAGCAGAGAGGTCATTTGTCTGGGCCTCGTGGAGAGTGGGTGGCAGAGCTGTCATCAGACCCAGGCCTGTCAGAGCCCAGACTCCCTGCCGCTCCTCTGGAGAGCGTGGGGTGGCCAGCCCCAAGCTCGCCATGCAAGAGCCGTTGGTCTGGAGTTCAACTCTTCCCAATGTGTTTCAGATCCTCTGGACCAGGAGCCTACTGTGTCTCCATTGCTCCCTCGAAAAGAGCGAGGTCCCCCAGATGGCGGCCTGAATGAAGATGAGCGCCTTCTCCCCAAAGACAAAAAGACCAACCTGTTCAGCGCCTTgatcaagaagaagaagaaaacagccccagcccctcccaagcGCAGCAGCTCCTTCCGCGAGATGGACGGCCAGCCGGAGCGCAGGGTGGCCGGCGAGGAAGAGGGCCGGGACATCAGCAACGGGGCACTGACTTGCACCCCTCTGGATGCAGCCGAGCCAGCTAAGTCCCCAAAGCCCAGCAATGGGGCTGGTGTCCCCAATGGAGCCCTCCGGGAGTCAGGGAGCGCAGGCTTCCGGTCTCCCCACCTGTGGAAAAAGTCCAGCACCCTGACCAGCAGCCGCGTGGCAGCAGGCGAGGAAGAGGGCGGTGGCGGCTCCAGCAAGCGCTTCCTGCGctcctgctctgcctcctgcGTGCCCCACGGGGCCAAGGACACAGAGTGGAGGTCAGTCACACTGCCTCGGGACTTGCAGTCCACCGGAAGGCAGTTTGACTCTTCCACGTTTGGAGGGCACAAAAGTGAAAAGCCGGCTCTGCCTCGGAAGCGGGCAAGTGAGAACCAGGTGACCAGAGGCACTGTGACTCCCCCACCCAGGCTGGTGAAAAAGAACGAGGAAGCTGCTGATGAGGTCTTCAGAGACGCCACGGAGTCTAGCCCTGGCTCCAGCCCTCccagtctgactccaaaacccCTCCGTCGGCACGTCATGGTGGCTCCTTCCTCGGGCCTCCCCCACAaggaagaggctgggaagggaggtgCCATAGGGACCTCAGTTGCATCTGAGCCCGTGCCCCCCACCAGCAGAGCGGGGTCTGGCGCGCCCGCAGGCACCGGCAAGGCCCCTGCGGAGGAACCCAGAGTGAGGCGGCACAAGCACTCCTCTGAGTCTCCTGGAAGAGACAAGGGGAAACTGTCCAAGCTCAAACCTGCCCCGCCACCCCCACCAGCTTCCGCAGGGAAGGCTGGAAAGCCCGCGCAGAGCCCGAGCCAGGAGGCAGCCGGGGAGGCAGGCACCGGCGTGAAAACAAAATCCACGAGTCTGGCTGTTGATGCTGTGAACAGTGATGCTGCCAAACCCAGCCAGCTAGGAGAGGGCGTCAAAAAGCCTGTGCTCCCGTCCGTACCAAAGCCACAGTCGTCCACCAAGCCATCGGGGACTCCTaccagcccagcccctgctccctccATGTTGCCATCAGGCCTGGCAGGGGACCAGCCATCTTCCACCGCCTTCATCCCTCTCATATCGACCCGCGTGTCTCTTCGGAAAACCCGCCAGCCTCCTGAGCGGATTGCCAGTGGCGCCATCACCAAGGGTGTGGTTCTGGACAGCACCGAGGCCCTGTGCCTCGCCATCTCTAGGAACTCTGAACAGATGGCCAGCCACAGTGCGGTGCTAGAAGCCGGCAAAAACCTCTACACGTTCTGCGTGAGCTACGTGGATTCCATCCAGCAAATGAGGAACAAGTTTGCCTTCCGGGAGGCCATCAACAAACTGGAGAACAACCTCCGGGAGCTCCAGATCTGCCCGGCAACAGCAGGCAGTGGCCCAGCAGCCACTCAGGACTTCAGCAAGCTCCTCAGTTCCGTGAAGGAAATCAGTGACATCGTACAGAGGTAGCAGAAGCCAGGAGTCAAGCCAGCTAGAGCTGCCTGCAGCACGTGAGGAGGGCTTGCCTGTGCCATGACAGCGTCTGACAAAGGACCGGTGAGTCGGCACCTTGGCCCAGGAGCTCCGCGCCAGGCACAGCCGAGGACCCCCGCGAAGTCCAGCCCTACTACCTATGTGTGCACCAACTGTCCTCCTGCACCGTcgccctccccagcctgggctccctgagCCAGCTCTGTCCTCAAGTTTTATCTGTGGAGTCCCCGCTCGCTCTGTGGACTGCGGTTGGCACACCAGGGCCCATCAGGCCGGTTGCCACCCAGTGCTTTGGCCTGAGCTCTCCAGGTCAGGTGGGAACGGCCAAAAAGGAgtgtccttttcatttttctcactggAGACCCTCCTCTGGCTGTGCCTTCTCCTTCCATTTGTCCCAAGAACGGAAGCCTGAACCAAGGCCATGAGCCTTGTCCCCTCCCCACTACTCGTCCCTACACCTCCTGCGTTGAAGATGTGTCTCAAGAACCACATTCTGGGAGTGACAGGCCCAACCAGTGCCACCAGCTGGTCACTctgccctcctctgctgcccaggGCCGGTGCGCTTGCCATTCCCTCATGTTCAGGACAGCTTCTGATTTGGGTGGGAAACAGGGTGCTGAAGCCAACTAGCCTTTGTGTCCTGGACAGGTGAGAGTTGTCATCTGTCCTGTCCACATCCCCCAGCCCTGTTCTTGCTGTCTTTGACATGCACTGCCAAGTCCCAACAAGGAAGCTCGAGTCTTAAGAGTAGCAGGTCACTGTCACTGCCGACCCCCgagcagaggcagggcaggggtggcagcGGTTAGTTGAGTGGATGGCCTGTGCCAGGCTAGCCCTGGACTGCACCTAGGTAGGACGCGGTGGCCCAGAGTGAACTTCCCTTTCACACATCCAGGTGTCCTGAAAAGATCTTTATTTCTGAcccatctccttccctccctggcccTTCCCTTTGTGACAAGACAGTCTTCAGTTTTCTGGAGTTCTTGAAGCATTTCAAAGCTCTACCCTCTGCACAGCCATTTGGATACAGAAGGACACTGCCACGGGGCGCCAGCACACAGGAAAAGGACTGTTGGCACCAAAGGCCTGACCACTGTTGGCTGCACTCTTGAATCGGGctaatgtcttttatttaatgCGCAACACTTGGCCTCATGTTTCTGTAGGGTCATCAGGGAGTGTTATGAAAACCACAAATGAAGCCCCAGGAAGTATTTAAAGAGCAGGCCTTGGTGTCTCTTCCCCCAGGTTGCCCAGGAGCAGAGCTGAGGGACAGAGACTGTGACTCTCGGGGCAGGGGCCCCAGTCTACCGGACCTTGACCTAGAGCAGCTAACTCTAGGAGGAGCAGGCAGGCACCCGCCCGGCCTCAGCTGGGCCCAGGGGAGACTACCTGCCCACTCCTGTGCCGCCTCAGGCCGTGACCTCACAGCCCCTATTTTTACACTCGTCACctaaacttatattttatttttctggtagaAATGGTTTCCTCTGGATCATTTTACGCGGTTCTCACAGTGCATCACCTCTTTGCCCCCAGATGGCTGTGTCGTGCAGCCTGCGGGAGGCGCTAGACACCGACAGCGGCCTTGCAGACCCACCGGGTAGCCCCGACTGCCTGTTTCCACGAGGTACTGGTCTCTTCTTTTTGTTAACATGATGTGCcactatattttacatttatacctTGGTATTACACTCTTTTATAGACTCGCTCTTTTATAAATGACATGTAAATAGTTTTCCACTCTCTTCTGGAATGCCTATGGGgtccctccttttttttctggGTCCAGTACATTTTGTTTCTGTATATGACTCTGTTTTTTGAATCCAAATCtctgtagtattttttaaataaatcagtgtTTACAACTTTAGAATCCTTGGCAGATGGCTTTGGTCTGCAACCCTTCCCTGTTGTGAGCCGCTGTATGTGTGGACAGGGATGCGGTGGGCTCTGATTCCCTGAatggacaccccccccccccagccggGCCCTACAGAACAGTGGCAGGGCTGCCACCCCGGGGCCAGGGCTCCTGCGGCTGATGTGCTCACGCGCCGTTTTGCAGGGCTTTCCCTGCTCTGCTCGGGCCCTTCCTGTGCCCTTGGCACTTGTTTGGCAGCAGCCCAGCTCTTGCCGCATCACTGAGAGTGGGCTGTGCCACCACACAGGCCACGTCTCACTGGCGGCGTCAGGCCGTCACAGCATCCCTGGAGAGTGGTGAGGAGGTGACGTCCTGAGTTCCTTGCTGGCTGCATCCCTGTCCCCTGGCAGTGCGCCTTTTCTCTCTTTACCTTTGAACCACTGCCCTCAGCCCCAAGGCACTCCTCACTTCCTTGTGTTCCACATCCTGGTGTCTTACTCCTTCTCGTGGACGAGGAGGGGAGGTATGCTGGCCTTCGAGGTCGTGCAGCGGCCCCCCCAGGGGACGGTCAGGTGGGGAGTGCTGACTGTCTCTGCCGCGCTGACGGCTTGGAAGGGGAAGTGGGGAAGTGAGCAGCGCCCTCTGCTAATGATACTTATTAAGCCAGCAGGCTTGTCAGGGGCTGCGTGTCCTGCTCAGCAGAGCGTGCTGAAGCGCACGGCTCCGTGGAGCTCTTCTAGGGAGACCTCAGCAGCGAGACGTGCTGAGCGGCAGGCGGCAGGGTCCAAGGCTGGTGACACCCACTGTAGCGTGCTCGCAGCAAGTGGCTGCAGCAGTGCAGGGCAccagcttctcctcctcccatttcacagagacagaaactgaggctgggtCCACAGAAGTGCTTACCAGTTGGACCATAACTGGACACCAGATGTCCTGAGTCTGGGGCTTTTCGGTGGCCAACAGCGTCATCCTTGGGTAACTGTTCCCAAGTCTGAAAGAAGATGTAGAACGATTCTGGTGACAGCCACAACTGGCACTGCACCCATGTGTCAGGTACGGGCCATTCATGGGTTCCTGCGAGCCCTGCAGCAGCCTCTCGGGCAGGCATGTCATCATCCCGTGTCCCGGTGCTGAGCAGCGAGGTCACGTGACCAGTCACCCAGCAGACGTGGCCGTGTGGAGTACGACACTGCTTGTCTCCTAAAGAAGGGTCTTTTGTGTATGTCACTCAAGCTTATAAAACTTAATTTGGTTTAGCCATTCGAAGACAGTggtttcttaatctttttttagGTCACAGAAACTCTTGAAATTCTAATGGAAACCATGGATCCCAGGCCCAGAAAATGCACATGTTTGCACACACAGAACCATTTTCAAATAATCTTGAGTCCTGCCCTTGTCCTGAACCAAGGAGTACCCAGGGGCCGAGCCCAACAAAGGGACAGGCAGCTACCATTGTTACCATCACAAAACACAAGCCTAATGTATCGTAAATTTCCtttcaaatcaaacaaaaaaactgaaaacaatccagATGTCcgtcaacagaaaaaaaggatCACACAACAGCACAATGAGAATTGCCAAACAGCACGGTGTGCGTGGACCAAAGAGGCCAGACAGCAGCAGGGCCCGAGCTGCTGCCAGGGCGTGGGCGTTGGCCGTCGGGCCGTCCGGCCGAGGGAGATGTTGGCGGgggaggcggggccgggggcTGGTCCATGTCTTGGTCCGGGTGATGCGGACTGGTGGGTGTGTCTCTCCATGAAGCTGCTTCAAACTATGCTCAGAACCGATGCGCGTTCTGGCGCATGTTGTATTAATACTTCAGTGAAAGTTTCCCTAAAATTACAGCGTCTCGGCTGTTCTGCAGATGCTCTCCGAGGCACCACCTGAAACcctcatacttttatttttttttttatgagggaGTTTCTGTCACTGTCTTCCTTTGTCAGGTAAAGAAGTGGAGGCTCAGCTTGGCCAAGGTCACGCAGTACGTGCCAGCTGATGCCTTTGTATAGGTGGCCGCAGCGCAACCAGCAGAGAGCTGTGCCCCAGGGCCGGGCTGCTCCTGCACACTGGCCCAGCTTCTCAGGTGTCAGAGGTAAATCTATGGGCAGCATTCCTCCATTGAGCGCTCTGGGGAACCGATTCCTAAATGTCTCGTACAGAAGACATGGGGCAGGATCAGACTGTCCACAGTGTCCCCCTGTCAGCACTGGTGGTCACTTGACATCTTGGGCAGGTCCCCCAGCTCCAGCTGAAGTCACTCCTGCAATCGGGGAAGGCTCCGAGGCATGGTCCGGCAGGCATCCCCGAGGGCCGGGGGCACTGTGGATTGCAGCAGCTCCTTACCCAGGGGGGTAAAAAGTACCGTGCTGAGTTTGGGGTCTTTAATGAAATCTGTCATGCAGCATGTTTGGCACTGGAGCAAAGCTAGGACGAGGTGATGTCCCTCTTGTTCACTACAGCAGCTGCTTTATAGCTGGCTGCTCCCAGGATCCTGTACTGGTGTTTTCCTTGaagatttgtattaatatttccaacatacgggaaattacaaatatttcccaTCCATTTTGATGccaaataccttttttttttttgagacagagtctcactttgttgcccaggctagagtgagtgccgtggcgtcagcctagctcacagcaacctcaaactcctggactcaagcaatcctcctgcctcagcctcctgagtagctgtgactacagacatgcgccaccatgcccagctcattttttctctctatatattagttggccaattaatttctttctatttatagtagagacggggtctcgctcttgctcaggctggtttcgaactctgacctcgagctatccgcccgcctcggcctcccggagtgctaggattacaggcgtgagccaccgcacccggccccaaaTACCTTTACATCTACACACCAAGATGAAAACTTTTATCTTCAATAAATACAACAAATAGATGCAAACGGCTTGGGTGCTCTGGGCCAGGTGGAGCCACTGCCAGCACTCAGGGAGCTCGGTCTCTGTGCTTCCATGACGGATGTTTCTGGAGTCTCACCTGGAGAGGAGTACTCTTGCCAATTGAGAAGAGAGCCGGGCCAAGGGGATGCTGGGTGGCATGAGAGGACCCAAAGACCTTGGCTGCAGCTGTGGGGtggcagcagggcaggggtgaCAGAGGAAGTTGGCTGGGTCCAGTGGGAGTCGAGTGGACAGGTCAGTGCCCTTAGCTGCTGGGTGGTTGTGGTTTTCAGGGTTATTGAGTGCGAATGTACAAGCAAACTGGAAAGAGTagcttgttgattttttttcaatggtAAAAGCATGATGACAGTACACCCACTCATGTGGAGTCCTCACCCGTTTCCATTATCCCATGTTTCTCCATCAAGGTTAATCCAATCCTGCTGAATCAAAAACCGGCTGGTGCGTACCTGAGGCGTGTGTAAAGACACTCAGGATAGCTCAGCCCTGCTGTCCTCCAGGATCTCAAGCTGTCTCTGTGGGGTCCTTTATCAGAGCAGGTAGAAATTGGGACCTTGCTCCAGGGGGTTGCTCTGCCCTTGGCCCTCGGTCTGTTGTGTGTCACCTGGTCTTGGCTGGGCATGTTTTCTGGCTGCTTTATGTTCGTGgctgagctgggggagggagggacccaGGTTACCACCTCCCACCTTTAACAGCCACGCGGAACGGGCACCCCCGCCCCCAAGAGGATCTGTGTGTCCATCCTGTGACTGCCAGCGCCGTCCTTACAGCAAGGACCCTGGGGATGTGTCCCTTCCTGTCAGTGTCACGTTAGCTGCTGGTGACAACATCCTGTGCAGGAGGCACCGTGACTCTCCTCTTCACTGGACAGCGGTGGAGCCAGGAAGAGTGGCGTGGCCCACGCTCAGGTGCTGTCATCTTCTCCCTGCCACAGCAGCCAAGATGCAGGGCACCTGCGAGAGCCCGGAGAAGGCAGTGTGGGGACCCCGGGTGCCGCTCCGACACCCAGGCTCCTTTCCCGTCACGCCACCGTCTCTGCTCCCCAGTCAGGCTGGTTCTTTTGTGGCTTAGTTCTGTCACCCCCTAATGAAGTGGCTTTCTGGCTACGGAGGATTGAGAGCTGCTTCTGGGGAATGTGAGTCGCTAATAGAAGGGAAACACTGTGAAATGCTCCAAGGTGCCAAGCTGGGCCCAGCCCAGTGTGGTTCTAAAAGGCTAATAAAAATCCACCAATTAATTGTGACAGCTCAATGGAAAATTATTCAATTGTGAACAGGGGCAAGCTGCAGCTCggaaggaggaggggagcggTCGCCATAGCAACGTCAACGTGCGCTCCCATCGCAGCGGTGGGAGCAGCCTGGCAGTGAGCAGCGCCCGCCGCCGCGCCCGACACGGGGTGATGCGGAGACACCGAGGCGGCCTTTGAAATGACGCTCTGCCTGGACCCGGGGCCGCGGCCGCTCCGGCTGAGCATGGGCTCTTCCTGGGGCGGAGAGGTTGTTTCCTGAATGCCCCTTGTTCTGAGAAAACCAGGGAAGGAGCAGTGGAGTGGAGGAAAGCACCCCGTGCTGCGTCTCCCTGTACCCTGACACTGTCAGTCGAGGGGCTCTCGGAGAGAGGTGTGTGTGGACGTGCGGTAGGACTTGTGCCTCCCCAAAGGGAAGGCGCTCAGAGCTCCGGAAACCCAGTTCCAGGGCACAGAGAACCTGTAGGGACGAGGCCAGCATTCCATTATGGTTTTGCAGTTGTTAcaagttttatttcaaaagaggCATAGCACATCGATATTTGAACATTTGAATTGCAACCTTGCTACAGCAACAGTGTATTCCTTCCTGGTTCATCTGTCTGGAGACTCCTGGGGTGACAGACACTGCACCACAGAGAAGGACAGCTGTCGGAAGGGGCTCTCCGGGCCACAGCAGAGGGCTCTTGCCAGAGGGGTCGTGTGTTAATAGGATGGAGAAcgagctatttttttctttttaactttcagaACCATACTCTGCACTCAGGGAATATTCACAGATGTACTTTGGATGTCAGCTACTGACGTCCCTGTGGAGGCTGCCAAGCTTTGATGACCACTGTAGTGAGTCTGCTGCCTTGCTCTCTGCCTGTTCATATTCACGG from Microcebus murinus isolate Inina chromosome 12, M.murinus_Inina_mat1.0, whole genome shotgun sequence includes the following:
- the ABL1 gene encoding tyrosine-protein kinase ABL1 isoform X1, translating into MGQQPGKVLGDQRRPSLPALHFIKGAGKKESSRHGGPHCNVFVEHEALQRPVASDFEPQGLSEAARWNSKENLLAGPSENDPNLFVALYDFVASGDNTLSITKGEKLRVLGYNHNGEWCEAQTKNGQGWVPSNYITPVNSLEKHSWYHGPVSRNAAEYLLSSGINGSFLVRESESSPGQRSISLRYEGRVYHYRINTASDGKLYVSSESRFNTLAELVHHHSTVADGLITTLHYPAPKRNKPTVYGVSPNYDKWEMERTDITMKHKLGGGQYGEVYEGVWKKYSLTVAVKTLKEDTMEVEEFLKEAAVMKEIKHPNLVQLLGVCTREPPFYIITEFMTYGNLLDYLRECNRQEVNAVVLLYMATQISSAMEYLEKKNFIHRDLAARNCLVGENHLVKVADFGLSRLMTGDTYTAHAGAKFPIKWTAPESLAYNKFSIKSDVWAFGVLLWEIATYGMSPYPGIDLSQVYELLEKDYRMERPEGCPEKVYELMRACWQWNPSDRPSFAEIHQAFETMFQESSISDEVEKELGKQGVRGATSALLQAPELPTKTRTSRRAVEHKDATDVPEAPHPKGQGESDPLDQEPTVSPLLPRKERGPPDGGLNEDERLLPKDKKTNLFSALIKKKKKTAPAPPKRSSSFREMDGQPERRVAGEEEGRDISNGALTCTPLDAAEPAKSPKPSNGAGVPNGALRESGSAGFRSPHLWKKSSTLTSSRVAAGEEEGGGGSSKRFLRSCSASCVPHGAKDTEWRSVTLPRDLQSTGRQFDSSTFGGHKSEKPALPRKRASENQVTRGTVTPPPRLVKKNEEAADEVFRDATESSPGSSPPSLTPKPLRRHVMVAPSSGLPHKEEAGKGGAIGTSVASEPVPPTSRAGSGAPAGTGKAPAEEPRVRRHKHSSESPGRDKGKLSKLKPAPPPPPASAGKAGKPAQSPSQEAAGEAGTGVKTKSTSLAVDAVNSDAAKPSQLGEGVKKPVLPSVPKPQSSTKPSGTPTSPAPAPSMLPSGLAGDQPSSTAFIPLISTRVSLRKTRQPPERIASGAITKGVVLDSTEALCLAISRNSEQMASHSAVLEAGKNLYTFCVSYVDSIQQMRNKFAFREAINKLENNLRELQICPATAGSGPAATQDFSKLLSSVKEISDIVQR
- the ABL1 gene encoding tyrosine-protein kinase ABL1 isoform X2, producing the protein MLEICLKLVGCKSKKGLSSSSSCYLEEALQRPVASDFEPQGLSEAARWNSKENLLAGPSENDPNLFVALYDFVASGDNTLSITKGEKLRVLGYNHNGEWCEAQTKNGQGWVPSNYITPVNSLEKHSWYHGPVSRNAAEYLLSSGINGSFLVRESESSPGQRSISLRYEGRVYHYRINTASDGKLYVSSESRFNTLAELVHHHSTVADGLITTLHYPAPKRNKPTVYGVSPNYDKWEMERTDITMKHKLGGGQYGEVYEGVWKKYSLTVAVKTLKEDTMEVEEFLKEAAVMKEIKHPNLVQLLGVCTREPPFYIITEFMTYGNLLDYLRECNRQEVNAVVLLYMATQISSAMEYLEKKNFIHRDLAARNCLVGENHLVKVADFGLSRLMTGDTYTAHAGAKFPIKWTAPESLAYNKFSIKSDVWAFGVLLWEIATYGMSPYPGIDLSQVYELLEKDYRMERPEGCPEKVYELMRACWQWNPSDRPSFAEIHQAFETMFQESSISDEVEKELGKQGVRGATSALLQAPELPTKTRTSRRAVEHKDATDVPEAPHPKGQGESDPLDQEPTVSPLLPRKERGPPDGGLNEDERLLPKDKKTNLFSALIKKKKKTAPAPPKRSSSFREMDGQPERRVAGEEEGRDISNGALTCTPLDAAEPAKSPKPSNGAGVPNGALRESGSAGFRSPHLWKKSSTLTSSRVAAGEEEGGGGSSKRFLRSCSASCVPHGAKDTEWRSVTLPRDLQSTGRQFDSSTFGGHKSEKPALPRKRASENQVTRGTVTPPPRLVKKNEEAADEVFRDATESSPGSSPPSLTPKPLRRHVMVAPSSGLPHKEEAGKGGAIGTSVASEPVPPTSRAGSGAPAGTGKAPAEEPRVRRHKHSSESPGRDKGKLSKLKPAPPPPPASAGKAGKPAQSPSQEAAGEAGTGVKTKSTSLAVDAVNSDAAKPSQLGEGVKKPVLPSVPKPQSSTKPSGTPTSPAPAPSMLPSGLAGDQPSSTAFIPLISTRVSLRKTRQPPERIASGAITKGVVLDSTEALCLAISRNSEQMASHSAVLEAGKNLYTFCVSYVDSIQQMRNKFAFREAINKLENNLRELQICPATAGSGPAATQDFSKLLSSVKEISDIVQR